In Artemia franciscana chromosome 4, ASM3288406v1, whole genome shotgun sequence, a single window of DNA contains:
- the LOC136025863 gene encoding TRPL translocation defect protein 14-like, with product MIEIENTFFTLAENCQRNCLVICDRGAMDASAFVPKKDWEYIMAKNGMNPVWLRDTRYNHIIHMVTAAKGAEAFYTLEVKSRSYGSYNSGTRQLLSAYLEGDHLARSESLPAAQMLDDRAAEAWIGHPYFDVIDNSTEFDTKLRRMISSVCQKMGIDTGDRLAIGAKKVKFLVRSLPDDSKFPKFQDFEVVHEYLKASVRNTQPRLRRRGQNGHWSYTYTVRRPKINGQQVEVKTQVTQRDYNLLLGQKDDKHFTIHKTRRCFLHNNQYFQLDIYREPCHPRCKGLLLLETYTTIEGKQLMKRLPEFLDIVEEVTDNPKYSMYNLSLKEEWEITKHFCHKLEGPVDELGNPVLINGVSNVVLEPEHLNEALSKI from the exons ATGATTGAGATTGAGAACACCTTTTTTACCCTAGCTGAGAATTGTCAAAGGAATTGTTTGGTTATATGCGACAGAGGAGCAATGGACGCTTCAGCCT TTGTGCCAAAGAAAGACTGGGAATATATAATGGCCAAAAATGGAATGAATCCTGTTTGGTTGAGAGACACTCGATACAATCATATTATCCATATGGTGACTGCGGCAAAAGGTGCTGAGGCTTTTTATACGCTTGAg GTAAAATCACGAAGTTATGGAAGCTACAATAGCGGGACGAGACAATTGCTATCTGCTTACCTTGAAGGA GATCATTTGGCTCGTAGTGAATCCTTACCAGCTGCACAAATGTTAGATGATAGAGCAGCCGAAGCATGGATTGGACATCCCTATTTTGATGTTATTGACAATTCAACAGAATTTGACACCAAACTCAGAAGAATGATctct AGTGTTTGCCAAAAGATGGGTATTGATACGGGTGACCGCTTGGCCATTGGAGCAAAAAAAGTGAAGTTTCTTGTTCGGAGTCTCCCTGATGACTccaaatttcctaaatttcaagattttgaaGTCGTTCATGAATATCTTAAAGCTTCTGTAAGAAATACTCAGCCTAGATTACGAAGAAGAGGCCAAAATG GACATTGGAGTTATACTTACACAGTCCGTCGGCCCAAAATCAACGGGCAACAAGTTGAAGTGAAAACCCAGGTCACTCAGCGTGACTATAACCTCCTTTTGGGACAAAAAGATGACAAACATTTCACGATACACAAAACGCGTCGTTGTTTTTTGCATAACAATCAATATTTCCAGTTGGATATTTACAGAGAACCATGTCATCCAAG atgTAAAGGGCTACTTCTTCTTGAGACCTACACAACAATAGAGGGGAAACAACTGATGAAGAGGCTTCCCGAGTTTTTGGACATTGTTGAAGAGGTAACCGACAATCCTAAGTATTCGATGTACAATTTATCTCTCAAAGAAGAATGGGAGATAACGAAACATTTTTGCCATAAGCTTGAAG GACCAGTAGATGAACTTGGCAACCCTGTCTTGATAAATGGTGTCAGCAATGTTGTATTAGAGCCTGAACATCTGAACGAAGCtttgtcaaaaatataa